The following coding sequences are from one Bradyrhizobium sp. WSM471 window:
- a CDS encoding amidase — MSQDLIRETACTVVDKLRSGDVSPLELLDVLEKRIGEVDGKVNALPTLCFERARDSAKALMRKPAGARGLLAGLPVPIKDLTDVAGVLNTQGSPIFKDNIPATSDILVENLEANGAVVYAKSNTPEFGAGANTFNEVFGATLNPWDTSKSAAGSSGGAAVALATGMAWLAQGSDMGGSLRSPAAFCGVVGMRPSIGRVAHTPKSAIDRNLGVVGPMARNVEDLALLLDAMSGDYAADPLSLPAPATSFLLAAQSGKKPKRIAYSPDLGITPVDPEVKAITRKAAERFAEAGTIVEEAHPDWREAHECFHVLRAFDFAISKAQLLRTKRDLLKPEVIWNIEEGLKLTIEQLERAEAQRVGMTARAVEFFKSYDLLLVPTTIVPPFPIEHRYVAECAGKRFDNYVEWLGIVYAITLACCPALSLPCGFTASGLPVGLQIVGAPRADAQVIAGAKVLEDILGVRGTTPIDPRVKK; from the coding sequence TTGTCTCAAGACCTGATCCGCGAAACCGCGTGCACCGTCGTCGACAAGCTGCGGTCCGGCGACGTCTCGCCACTGGAGCTCTTGGATGTGCTTGAGAAGCGCATCGGTGAAGTCGATGGCAAGGTCAACGCGCTGCCGACGCTGTGCTTCGAGCGCGCGCGGGATAGCGCAAAGGCGCTGATGCGGAAGCCCGCCGGCGCGCGCGGGCTGCTTGCAGGCCTGCCGGTGCCAATCAAGGACCTGACCGATGTTGCTGGCGTGCTGAACACCCAGGGCTCGCCGATCTTCAAGGACAACATCCCGGCGACGTCTGACATCCTGGTCGAGAATCTCGAGGCCAACGGCGCGGTCGTCTATGCCAAGTCGAACACGCCGGAATTCGGTGCGGGCGCCAACACCTTCAACGAGGTGTTCGGCGCGACCCTCAATCCCTGGGATACGTCCAAATCGGCAGCCGGCTCGTCAGGCGGCGCGGCCGTTGCGCTCGCCACCGGCATGGCCTGGCTCGCGCAAGGCTCCGACATGGGAGGCAGTCTGCGCAGTCCGGCAGCTTTCTGCGGCGTCGTGGGCATGCGGCCCAGCATTGGCCGGGTCGCGCATACTCCAAAATCAGCCATCGATCGTAACCTCGGCGTCGTCGGTCCGATGGCACGCAACGTCGAGGATCTCGCGCTGCTGCTCGATGCCATGAGTGGCGACTATGCGGCCGATCCATTGTCGCTTCCCGCGCCTGCGACCTCATTCCTGTTAGCGGCACAATCGGGCAAGAAGCCGAAGCGCATCGCCTACTCGCCAGACCTCGGCATCACACCGGTGGATCCCGAAGTCAAAGCGATCACGCGGAAGGCGGCGGAACGCTTCGCCGAAGCCGGCACCATCGTCGAGGAGGCGCATCCGGATTGGCGCGAGGCGCATGAGTGCTTCCACGTACTGCGCGCGTTCGACTTCGCGATCAGCAAGGCGCAGCTGCTGCGCACCAAGCGCGACCTGCTCAAGCCCGAAGTGATCTGGAACATCGAGGAAGGCCTCAAGCTCACGATCGAGCAGCTCGAACGCGCCGAGGCGCAGCGCGTCGGCATGACCGCGCGTGCGGTCGAGTTCTTCAAGAGCTACGATCTGCTGCTGGTACCGACCACGATCGTGCCGCCCTTCCCAATCGAGCACCGCTATGTCGCCGAATGCGCCGGCAAGAGGTTCGACAATTACGTCGAGTGGCTCGGCATCGTCTATGCCATCACGCTCGCCTGCTGTCCCGCGCTGTCGCTGCCGTGCGGCTTCACCGCGTCGGGCCTGCCGGTCGGGCTGCAAATCGTCGGGGCTCCGCGCGCGGATGCGCAGGTGATCGCCGGCGCGAAGGTGCTGGAGGATATTCTGGGCGTGCGCGGCACGACGCCGATTGATCCGCGGGTGAAGAAGTAG
- a CDS encoding SDR family oxidoreductase, whose product MDLHLRGKRVLITGASKGIGAAAAEAFAEEGCHLLLAARNGDQLKALAERLRSAHQIDAATCIVDLRKSEDLTRLAKEAADIDVLVNNAGDIPGGSIDKIDEATWRHAWELKVFGYINLTRMIYAQMKAKGGGVIVNDIGAAGEKFDANYICGSAGNAALMAFTRALGGKSLADNIRVVGINPGPVGTDRHVTLLKTRAKHQFGDESRYKEFQKSLPLGRPAHAREIGDLMAFLASDRAGYTSGVIYTVDGGISAGWG is encoded by the coding sequence ATGGATCTGCATCTGCGTGGCAAGCGCGTCCTGATCACGGGCGCGTCCAAGGGCATCGGCGCAGCCGCCGCCGAGGCCTTTGCCGAGGAAGGCTGCCATCTCCTCCTCGCCGCCCGCAACGGCGATCAGCTCAAGGCTCTGGCCGAGCGCTTGCGCTCGGCGCACCAGATCGATGCCGCCACGTGCATCGTGGATCTGCGCAAGAGCGAGGATTTGACGCGGCTCGCCAAGGAAGCCGCCGACATCGACGTCCTCGTCAACAATGCCGGCGATATTCCCGGTGGCTCCATCGACAAGATCGACGAGGCGACCTGGCGCCACGCCTGGGAATTGAAAGTGTTCGGCTACATCAACCTCACGCGCATGATCTATGCGCAGATGAAGGCGAAGGGCGGCGGCGTGATCGTCAACGACATCGGCGCGGCCGGCGAGAAATTCGACGCCAACTACATTTGCGGCAGCGCCGGTAATGCGGCGCTGATGGCCTTCACCCGCGCGCTCGGGGGCAAGAGCCTCGCCGACAACATCCGCGTGGTCGGCATCAATCCCGGCCCTGTCGGCACCGACCGTCACGTCACCCTGCTGAAGACGCGGGCAAAGCACCAGTTCGGCGACGAGAGCCGCTACAAGGAATTTCAGAAGAGCCTGCCGCTCGGCAGGCCTGCCCATGCGCGCGAGATCGGCGACCTCATGGCGTTCCTGGCGTCGGATCGCGCGGGGTATACGTCGGGCGTGATTTACACGGTGGATGGCGGAATCAGCGCGGGATGGGGTTGA
- a CDS encoding tartrate dehydrogenase yields the protein MSKKQYRIAVIPGDGIGKEVMPEGLRVLETAAKKHGVSLHFDHFDFSSWDYYEKHGQMMPDDWKDKIGKHDAIYFGAVGWPAKIPDHVSLWGSLIKFRREFDQYVNLRPVRLMPGVPSPLANRKPGDIDFWVVRENTEGEYSSVGGRMFPDTDREFVTQQTVMTRIGVDRILKFAFELAQSRPKKHLTSATKSNGISITMPYWDERVEAMATKFPGVKWDKYHIDILTANFVLHPDWFDVVVGSNLFGDILSDLGPACTGTIGIAPSGNINPEGNFPSVFEPVHGSAPDIAGQGIANPIGAIWSGAMMLEHLGEKEAGKSIVDAIERTLAERTLRTKDLGGNADTTACGKAVADMVD from the coding sequence ATGAGCAAGAAACAATACCGGATCGCGGTCATTCCCGGCGACGGCATCGGCAAGGAAGTGATGCCCGAAGGTCTGCGCGTCCTGGAGACCGCGGCGAAGAAGCACGGCGTGTCCCTTCATTTCGATCATTTCGACTTCTCGTCCTGGGACTATTACGAGAAGCACGGCCAGATGATGCCGGACGATTGGAAGGATAAGATCGGCAAGCACGATGCCATCTATTTCGGCGCGGTCGGCTGGCCGGCCAAGATTCCGGATCACGTCTCGCTTTGGGGTTCGCTGATCAAGTTCCGCCGCGAGTTCGATCAGTATGTGAATCTGCGCCCGGTACGGCTGATGCCGGGCGTTCCGTCCCCGCTGGCAAACCGCAAGCCCGGCGACATTGATTTCTGGGTGGTGCGCGAGAACACCGAAGGTGAATATTCCTCCGTCGGCGGTCGCATGTTCCCGGACACCGACCGTGAGTTCGTAACGCAGCAGACCGTGATGACCCGCATCGGCGTCGATCGCATCCTGAAGTTCGCGTTCGAGCTCGCGCAGTCGCGGCCGAAGAAGCACCTGACCTCGGCGACCAAGTCGAACGGCATCTCCATCACCATGCCCTATTGGGACGAGCGCGTGGAGGCGATGGCAACAAAGTTTCCGGGCGTGAAGTGGGACAAGTACCACATCGACATCCTGACCGCGAACTTCGTGCTGCATCCGGATTGGTTCGACGTCGTGGTCGGCTCCAATCTGTTCGGCGACATCCTGTCCGACCTCGGCCCGGCCTGCACCGGGACCATCGGCATCGCGCCGTCGGGCAACATCAATCCCGAGGGCAATTTCCCGTCGGTGTTCGAGCCGGTGCACGGCTCGGCGCCCGACATCGCGGGGCAGGGCATCGCCAATCCGATCGGCGCAATCTGGTCCGGCGCGATGATGCTCGAACATCTCGGCGAGAAGGAAGCCGGCAAGTCGATCGTCGATGCAATCGAGCGCACGCTGGCCGAGCGCACGCTGCGCACCAAGGACCTCGGCGGCAACGCCGACACCACGGCTTGCGGCAAGGCGGTTGCGGACATGGTGGATTAA
- a CDS encoding malate/lactate/ureidoglycolate dehydrogenase, whose amino-acid sequence MADYRTIKAQPLIEAISAIVKAGGSTDREAELVSTNLVEANLKGHDSHGVGMIPRYVQSVTTGGLAVNQHVKIVLDTGPLLTLDGLTGYGQVIGHEAMELAAERAKRNGVCLVGLSNSHHIGRIGHWAEQCIDHGLVSIHFVNVISRPIVAPWGGSDGRHGTNPFCVGIPRAGKDPIVLDFATSRIAQGKTRVAHNKGVELEPGTIIDNEGKPTTNPRYTVIPPHGAILPFGEHKGSGLALVCEILGGALSGGQVVKGPSDGKYNVLNGMLSIVIDPGKLGTGDNLAREVESFVAWHTGSPPAAGVDKVKIAGEPERETKQKRLAEGIPVDPTTWQEILEAGKKFGLDQAAIEKIAG is encoded by the coding sequence ATGGCCGATTACCGCACCATCAAGGCACAGCCGCTCATCGAAGCCATCAGTGCCATCGTCAAGGCCGGCGGCTCCACGGACCGCGAGGCCGAGCTCGTGTCCACTAATCTGGTCGAGGCCAACCTCAAGGGACACGACTCGCACGGCGTCGGCATGATCCCACGCTATGTCCAGAGCGTCACCACGGGCGGCCTCGCCGTGAACCAGCACGTCAAGATCGTGCTCGACACCGGTCCGCTTCTCACCCTCGACGGGCTCACCGGGTACGGCCAAGTGATCGGCCATGAAGCGATGGAGCTGGCAGCCGAGCGCGCCAAGCGCAACGGCGTGTGCCTCGTCGGCCTTTCGAACTCACACCACATCGGCCGCATCGGCCACTGGGCCGAGCAGTGCATCGATCACGGGCTGGTCTCGATCCACTTCGTCAATGTGATCTCGCGTCCGATCGTGGCTCCCTGGGGCGGCAGCGATGGGCGCCACGGCACCAACCCGTTCTGCGTCGGCATCCCGCGCGCGGGCAAGGACCCGATCGTGCTCGACTTCGCCACCAGCAGGATCGCGCAGGGCAAGACCCGCGTCGCCCACAACAAGGGCGTCGAGCTCGAGCCCGGCACCATCATCGACAACGAGGGCAAGCCGACCACCAACCCGCGCTACACCGTGATCCCACCGCACGGCGCCATCCTGCCGTTCGGCGAGCACAAGGGTTCGGGGCTCGCGCTGGTGTGCGAAATCCTCGGCGGCGCGCTCTCCGGCGGACAGGTGGTCAAGGGCCCCTCCGATGGCAAGTACAACGTCCTCAACGGCATGCTCTCGATCGTCATCGACCCCGGCAAGCTCGGCACCGGTGACAATCTCGCGCGCGAAGTCGAGAGCTTCGTCGCCTGGCACACCGGCTCACCGCCCGCTGCCGGCGTCGACAAGGTAAAGATCGCCGGCGAGCCCGAGCGCGAGACGAAGCAGAAGCGCCTGGCTGAGGGTATTCCGGTTGATCCGACCACCTGGCAGGAGATCTTGGAGGCCGGGAAGAAGTTCGGACTGGATCAGGCGGCGATCGAGAAGATCGCGGGCTGA
- a CDS encoding NAD(P)-dependent oxidoreductase has protein sequence MRGVFVDANEALAVIMERLEQPGDPKVRIHRDPDIKPEQYPEILDGAEIAIVDHTALPTDVAKNCAGLKHVVFLGTGARSYMNPEELAELGISVHLIKGYGDTAVAECAIALMWASARVIAMMDREMRGGNWLREDGMQLTGKTLGLIGFGGIAAEVARIASGSGMKVIAWNRSPKSYPGVEFADLDTVLARADVVSLHLLLNDETRGMITREMIAKMKPGVILINTARAAVVDEAAMIDALKSGHIRHAGLDVFNIEPLPGDHPLTKLPNVTLSAHSAFRTPEASENLIGAAWEHCRRIVKT, from the coding sequence ATGCGCGGAGTTTTCGTCGACGCCAATGAGGCTCTTGCCGTGATCATGGAGCGGCTGGAGCAACCGGGCGATCCCAAGGTTCGGATCCACAGGGATCCCGACATCAAGCCCGAACAATATCCTGAAATCCTCGACGGCGCCGAGATCGCGATCGTCGACCACACCGCGCTGCCGACCGATGTCGCAAAGAACTGCGCAGGGTTGAAGCACGTCGTGTTCCTCGGCACCGGCGCGCGCAGCTACATGAATCCGGAGGAGCTCGCCGAGCTCGGCATCTCCGTGCACCTGATCAAGGGCTATGGCGACACGGCGGTCGCGGAATGCGCGATCGCGCTGATGTGGGCTTCGGCCCGCGTCATCGCGATGATGGACCGCGAGATGCGCGGCGGAAACTGGCTCCGCGAAGACGGCATGCAGCTCACCGGCAAGACGCTCGGCCTGATCGGCTTCGGCGGTATTGCCGCGGAGGTCGCGCGCATTGCCTCGGGCAGCGGCATGAAGGTGATCGCCTGGAACCGCTCGCCGAAGAGCTATCCGGGCGTGGAATTCGCCGATCTCGACACGGTTTTGGCGAGAGCAGACGTCGTATCGCTGCATCTGCTGCTCAACGACGAGACACGCGGCATGATCACCCGCGAGATGATCGCGAAGATGAAGCCAGGCGTCATCCTCATCAACACCGCCCGCGCCGCCGTCGTCGACGAGGCCGCCATGATCGATGCGCTGAAGTCGGGCCACATCCGCCACGCCGGCCTCGACGTGTTCAACATCGAGCCCCTGCCCGGCGATCATCCGCTGACCAAGCTGCCCAACGTGACGCTGTCGGCGCATTCGGCCTTCCGCACACCGGAGGCGAGCGAGAACCTGATTGGCGCGGCGTGGGAGCACTGCCGCCGGATCGTGAAAACGTAG
- a CDS encoding Zn-dependent hydrolase, with product MSRAATNLQIDSARLWGSIHETAQFGATAKGGVRRLTLSAEDKLVRDWFRKACEDAGLEVHTDALGSQFGLRKGRDMSKPPVGIGSHLDTQPTGGKYDGILGTLGALEVIRTLNDAGIETEAPICVVNWTNEEGSRFAPAMMASAAYVGDFTTDDILSRKDADGTTVGQALDGIGYRGDKPVGFQKLGCFVELHIEQGPILEAEGKTIGVVDSGQGVLWYDGRISGFESHAGSTPMPLRRDALATLSEIVLAMEAIAKKHGPKAVGTIGEAVIANPSRNVIPGEIAFTMDCRSADGAIMDALDRDLRSAIAEIAARRKVEVKIDLVWRKPPTHFDPKLIAAVENAAKTLGYPSRRITSGAGHDACNLNTIMPAAMVFVPCKDGISHNELEDATQPDCAAGTNVLMHTVLAIAGVAS from the coding sequence ATGAGCCGAGCCGCCACCAATTTGCAAATCGATTCCGCCCGCCTCTGGGGCTCCATCCACGAGACCGCGCAGTTCGGCGCGACGGCCAAGGGCGGCGTGCGGCGGCTGACCCTGAGCGCGGAGGACAAGCTGGTGCGCGACTGGTTCCGCAAGGCCTGCGAGGACGCCGGCTTGGAAGTGCACACCGATGCGCTCGGCTCGCAGTTCGGCCTGCGCAAGGGCCGCGACATGTCGAAGCCGCCGGTCGGCATCGGCTCGCATTTGGACACGCAACCCACCGGCGGCAAGTATGACGGCATTCTGGGAACGCTTGGTGCGCTCGAAGTGATCCGCACGCTGAACGACGCCGGGATCGAGACCGAGGCGCCGATCTGCGTCGTCAACTGGACCAACGAAGAGGGCTCGCGCTTCGCTCCCGCGATGATGGCCTCCGCCGCCTATGTCGGCGACTTCACCACCGACGACATCCTGTCGCGCAAGGACGCCGACGGCACCACCGTCGGCCAGGCGCTCGACGGCATCGGCTATCGCGGCGACAAGCCGGTCGGGTTCCAGAAGCTCGGCTGCTTCGTCGAGTTGCACATCGAGCAGGGCCCGATCCTGGAAGCCGAAGGCAAGACCATCGGCGTGGTCGATTCCGGACAGGGCGTGCTCTGGTACGACGGCAGGATTTCCGGCTTTGAAAGCCATGCCGGATCGACGCCGATGCCGCTGCGGCGCGATGCGCTGGCGACCCTGTCCGAGATCGTGCTGGCGATGGAGGCCATTGCGAAGAAGCACGGGCCGAAGGCCGTCGGCACCATCGGCGAGGCCGTGATCGCAAACCCCTCCCGCAATGTCATTCCCGGCGAGATCGCCTTCACGATGGATTGCCGCAGCGCCGATGGCGCGATCATGGATGCTCTCGATCGCGATCTTCGCAGCGCGATCGCCGAGATCGCCGCACGCCGCAAGGTCGAGGTGAAGATCGACCTGGTCTGGCGCAAGCCGCCGACGCATTTCGATCCCAAATTGATTGCCGCAGTCGAGAACGCGGCGAAGACGCTCGGCTACCCCTCTCGCCGCATCACCTCCGGCGCCGGCCACGACGCCTGCAACCTCAACACAATCATGCCGGCCGCAATGGTGTTCGTGCCCTGCAAGGACGGCATCAGCCATAACGAGCTGGAAGACGCCACGCAGCCCGATTGCGCCGCGGGCACTAACGTCCTCATGCACACGGTGCTGGCGATCGCCGGCGTCGCATCCTGA
- a CDS encoding LysR family transcriptional regulator, with translation MLDFRSIETFLWVVKLGSFRGAAARLNTTQPAISQRIAQLERELGVKLLNRDHRVASPTPSGRQMMVYAEKLIGLRAAMIAEIGDRSAMRGVMRLGVAETIVHTWLPRLVKSMNQVYPNLSLEIEVDITPNLTARLLAQEIELAFVVGPLSASGVHNRVLADYPIGFLASPSLGLGHGPVTRAELARFPIITFPRKTRPYEVVREVFDRPELPPIRLHASASLATVIHMAVEGLGIAVIPDAIVESELADGRLQLLDTDLKIAPLTFTASWLASPDVVAVQRVAELACQIAQSSLAVDAPAPARH, from the coding sequence ATGCTGGACTTCAGATCGATCGAGACATTCCTCTGGGTTGTGAAGCTCGGCAGCTTTCGCGGCGCCGCAGCACGCCTCAATACGACCCAGCCGGCGATCTCCCAGCGCATCGCCCAGCTCGAGCGCGAGCTGGGGGTGAAGCTGTTGAACCGCGACCACCGCGTGGCCTCGCCGACGCCAAGCGGCCGGCAGATGATGGTCTATGCGGAGAAGCTGATCGGCCTGCGCGCCGCGATGATCGCCGAGATCGGCGACCGCTCGGCAATGCGCGGCGTGATGCGGCTCGGCGTCGCCGAAACCATCGTGCACACCTGGCTGCCGCGGCTCGTGAAGAGCATGAACCAAGTCTACCCGAACCTGTCGCTGGAGATCGAGGTCGACATCACGCCGAACCTCACCGCGCGCCTGCTCGCGCAGGAGATCGAGCTTGCTTTCGTCGTCGGTCCGCTCTCGGCCTCCGGGGTGCACAATCGCGTCCTTGCCGACTATCCGATCGGCTTTCTCGCCAGCCCCTCGCTCGGCCTCGGCCATGGACCGGTGACGCGGGCCGAGCTCGCGCGATTTCCGATCATCACCTTCCCGCGGAAGACGCGGCCCTACGAGGTCGTGCGCGAAGTGTTCGACCGGCCGGAGCTGCCGCCGATCCGGCTGCACGCCTCCGCCTCGCTTGCGACCGTCATCCACATGGCGGTCGAGGGCCTCGGCATCGCCGTGATCCCCGACGCCATCGTCGAGAGCGAGCTTGCAGACGGGCGGCTGCAACTGCTCGACACCGATCTCAAGATCGCGCCGCTGACATTCACCGCGAGCTGGCTCGCCTCGCCCGACGTCGTGGCGGTGCAGCGGGTCGCAGAGCTTGCATGTCAGATTGCGCAGAGCAGCCTCGCAGTTGACGCGCCCGCGCCGGCGCGTCATTGA
- a CDS encoding putative hydro-lyase: MTVLVAVQQTETPDTLPSRKARLAYREGLVASTAGVAPGFVQGNLAILPAEHAGAFHRFCQLNPKPCPIIGMSDVGSPHIPALGADLDIRTDVPRYRVWRDGDVVDEPTDVTKYWRDDLVTFVLGCSFSFEEALLDEGMPIRHIEHNVRVPMYRTNIACGESGPFAGPMVVSMRPFKPADAIRAVQITSRYPAVHGAPVHLGHPHLIGIKDIAKPDYGDPVPVADDEIPVFWACGVTPQSVINAARLPFAITHSPGLMLVTDLKNRTMAVI; this comes from the coding sequence ATGACTGTTTTGGTGGCAGTGCAGCAAACTGAAACGCCCGACACGCTCCCGAGCCGCAAGGCGCGGCTCGCCTATCGCGAGGGGCTGGTCGCCTCCACCGCCGGCGTCGCCCCCGGCTTCGTCCAGGGCAATCTGGCCATCCTGCCGGCGGAACATGCCGGCGCCTTTCACCGCTTCTGCCAGCTCAACCCCAAGCCATGCCCGATCATCGGCATGTCCGACGTCGGCAGTCCGCACATCCCGGCGCTGGGCGCCGATCTCGACATTCGCACCGACGTGCCGCGCTATCGCGTCTGGCGCGACGGCGATGTCGTGGACGAGCCGACCGACGTCACCAAATACTGGCGCGACGATCTCGTGACCTTCGTGCTTGGCTGCTCGTTCTCGTTTGAAGAGGCGCTGCTCGACGAGGGCATGCCGATCCGCCACATCGAGCACAATGTGCGCGTGCCGATGTATCGCACCAACATCGCCTGCGGCGAGTCCGGTCCCTTCGCCGGCCCCATGGTGGTGTCGATGCGTCCGTTCAAGCCGGCGGATGCGATCCGCGCGGTGCAGATCACCTCGCGCTATCCGGCCGTGCACGGCGCGCCCGTGCATCTCGGCCATCCGCATCTGATCGGCATCAAGGACATCGCCAAGCCCGATTACGGCGATCCGGTGCCAGTCGCCGACGACGAGATCCCGGTGTTCTGGGCCTGCGGCGTGACGCCCCAATCGGTCATCAACGCTGCCAGGCTTCCGTTCGCGATCACGCATTCACCGGGCCTGATGCTGGTGACGGATCTGAAGAACAGGACCATGGCCGTGATTTAG
- a CDS encoding ABC transporter substrate-binding protein, translating into MTITRRDVLLGATATAALVPLAARAQTSEVVIGVIYPFSGGSAQQGVDAQKAYETALEVINKNTDFDLPLAKGEGLPGLGGAKVRLVFADHQADPQKGRAEAERLITQEKVCAIIGTYQSAVAVTVSQICERYQIPFVSADNSSPSLHRRGLKYYFRAAPHDEMYSAAMFDFFDALKKKGTKIETLSLFHEDTIFGTDSGNAQAKIAGERGYKIVSDIKYRANSPSLSAEVQQLKSANADVLMPSSYTTDGILLVKTMGELGYKPNAIVAQDAGFSEKALYDAVGDKLEGVISRGTFSLDLAQKRPMVGKINDMFKTRSGKDFNDLTSRQFMGLIILADAISRAKSTDGEKIRDALAATDIPGEQTIMPWKRVKFDEMGQNNDADPVLLQYVGGKFVTIFPPQAAIAEAIWPMK; encoded by the coding sequence ATGACGATCACTCGCCGCGACGTATTGTTGGGAGCCACCGCTACGGCCGCGCTCGTGCCGCTGGCAGCGCGCGCACAGACTTCGGAAGTCGTGATCGGCGTGATCTATCCGTTCTCCGGCGGCAGCGCGCAGCAGGGCGTCGACGCGCAGAAGGCGTATGAGACCGCGCTCGAGGTCATCAACAAGAACACCGATTTCGACCTGCCGCTGGCGAAGGGCGAGGGCCTGCCGGGTCTCGGCGGGGCAAAAGTGCGCCTCGTCTTCGCCGACCACCAAGCCGATCCGCAGAAGGGCCGCGCCGAGGCCGAGCGCCTGATCACGCAAGAGAAGGTCTGCGCCATCATCGGTACCTATCAGAGCGCGGTCGCCGTCACCGTCAGCCAGATCTGCGAGCGCTATCAGATCCCGTTCGTCTCCGCGGACAACTCCTCGCCCAGCCTGCACCGCCGCGGCCTGAAATATTACTTCCGCGCCGCGCCGCACGACGAGATGTACTCGGCCGCGATGTTCGACTTCTTCGATGCATTGAAGAAGAAGGGCACCAAGATCGAGACGCTGTCGCTGTTCCACGAGGACACCATCTTCGGCACCGATTCCGGCAACGCCCAGGCCAAGATCGCCGGCGAGCGCGGCTACAAGATCGTCTCCGACATCAAGTATCGCGCCAACTCGCCCTCGCTCTCGGCCGAGGTGCAGCAGCTCAAGAGCGCGAACGCCGACGTGTTGATGCCCTCGAGCTACACCACTGACGGCATCCTGCTGGTGAAGACCATGGGCGAGCTCGGTTACAAGCCGAACGCGATCGTCGCGCAGGACGCCGGCTTCTCCGAGAAGGCGCTCTACGACGCCGTCGGCGACAAGCTCGAAGGCGTGATCTCGCGCGGCACCTTCTCGCTCGATCTCGCGCAGAAGCGCCCGATGGTCGGCAAGATCAACGATATGTTCAAGACGCGGTCGGGCAAGGATTTCAACGATCTCACCTCGCGTCAGTTCATGGGCCTGATCATCCTCGCCGACGCCATCAGCCGCGCCAAGTCGACCGACGGCGAAAAGATCCGCGACGCGCTGGCCGCCACCGACATCCCGGGCGAGCAGACCATCATGCCCTGGAAGCGCGTCAAGTTCGACGAGATGGGCCAGAACAACGACGCCGACCCGGTGCTGCTGCAATATGTCGGCGGCAAGTTCGTCACCATCTTCCCGCCGCAAGCCGCGATCGCCGAGGCGATCTGGCCGATGAAGTAA
- a CDS encoding branched-chain amino acid ABC transporter permease: MTAQTIIQSLASGLLMGLLYGLIAVGLALIFGLMDVTNFAHGEFLMLAMYLSFFLFAFFAIDPLLSAPLVAAAMFVFGAVVYLLVVRFAMRAKANAGMVQIFTTFGLAILMRGLAQFFFTPDYRSIPQSWFGGKTISIAGIFLPAPQLIGALVSILAFAGLYLFIHRTDFGRALEATREDPGAVALVGIDKNRVFALGWGLGAALVGLAGAIMASFFYIYPDVGASFALIAYVTVALGGFGSVFGAFAGGIIVGLVEATTALVLPPSLKSVGIYAVYLLVVFIRPRGLFGSM, encoded by the coding sequence TTGACAGCCCAAACCATTATCCAAAGTCTCGCGAGCGGCCTCCTGATGGGCCTGCTCTACGGACTCATCGCCGTCGGCCTCGCGCTGATCTTCGGCCTGATGGACGTCACGAACTTCGCCCATGGCGAGTTCCTGATGCTCGCGATGTACCTGTCCTTTTTTCTGTTCGCCTTCTTCGCGATCGATCCCCTGCTATCGGCGCCATTGGTCGCCGCGGCCATGTTCGTTTTCGGAGCGGTGGTCTATCTGCTCGTTGTACGCTTTGCCATGCGGGCCAAGGCCAATGCCGGCATGGTGCAGATCTTCACCACCTTCGGCCTCGCCATCCTCATGCGCGGCCTCGCGCAGTTCTTCTTCACGCCGGACTATCGCAGCATTCCGCAGTCCTGGTTCGGTGGCAAAACCATCTCGATCGCCGGCATCTTCCTGCCGGCGCCGCAACTCATCGGCGCGCTGGTCTCGATCCTGGCCTTCGCCGGGCTCTATTTGTTCATCCACCGCACTGATTTCGGCCGTGCGCTGGAAGCGACCCGGGAAGATCCCGGCGCCGTGGCGCTGGTCGGCATCGACAAGAATCGCGTGTTCGCGCTCGGCTGGGGGCTTGGTGCCGCGCTGGTCGGCCTCGCTGGAGCGATCATGGCAAGCTTCTTCTATATCTATCCCGACGTCGGTGCGTCCTTTGCGCTGATCGCCTACGTCACGGTCGCGCTCGGCGGCTTCGGCAGCGTGTTCGGCGCTTTCGCCGGCGGGATCATCGTCGGCCTGGTCGAGGCCACCACCGCGCTGGTGCTGCCGCCGTCGCTGAAATCGGTCGGCATCTACGCCGTCTACCTGCTGGTCGTCTTCATCCGGCCGCGCGGCCTGTTCGGATCGATGTGA